A window of Brettanomyces nanus chromosome 2, complete sequence contains these coding sequences:
- a CDS encoding uncharacterized protein (EggNog:ENOG41) has translation MYPKRFYKKDKWEIPERFQMGAIVGGPTDYFNNMSKKQRGKGFVEELLHDEDANKWFKKTYDDIQLHKISGGKKYYKEVVAKRRKQH, from the exons ATGT atccaaagagattcTACAAGAAGGATAAGTGGGAGATTCCTGAAAGGTTTCAAATGGGTGCTATAGTAGGAGGCCCAACGGATTACTTCAATAATATGTCGAAGAAACAGAGAGGTAAAGGATTTGTGGAGGAATTACTTCATGACGAGGATGCCAACAAGTGGTTCAAGAAGACTTATGACGATATACAGCTTCATAAGATAAGCGGAGGAAAGAAATACTACAAAGAAGTTGTGgccaagagaagaaagcagcATTGA